A single genomic interval of Xyrauchen texanus isolate HMW12.3.18 chromosome 40, RBS_HiC_50CHRs, whole genome shotgun sequence harbors:
- the mtpap gene encoding poly(A) RNA polymerase, mitochondrial, with the protein MWGLRGLARFSFGVESQKQSRFATTTSAIKGQIGNKTAKAAKESKSFQAIQEEKREQAERSVLISCPAKINENKFLDYLSKHGAVNKHFFYNSYGAYAVVEFSSRESIASLKESTNIPAVQHEAAVPFKSRLLSLKWTGPGSQSGNHPMPNFKEQSPPSINEIIQLLSEQDSVDQQMQHLTEAFQLTEENISLRFLVCSLLRDITATYFPESIIMPFGSTVNSFGKLGCDLDMFLDIDGSYASGQRMFKQGSGMSLEYQVKRGASERVVTQSILSVIGECVDKFGPGCVGVQKILQARCPLVRFAHQPSGFQCDLTANNRVAMKSSELLFLYGQLDPRVRQLVFSVRCWARVHSITSSIPGPWITNFSLTVMVLFFLQQRSPPILPTLDQLKELAGPSDKCVIEENDCTIVSDLSKIALQNNTDTLAKLLQEFFEFYGNFPFKASINIRKGKEQNKPETAALHIQNPFETTLNISKNVNATQLERFVGLCRESAWLLQQRDVLDRSSSQSAESVSPWGFAALLLPSVTSGAGVKSRRKRKLEPASSRIKNLLDSLKIKGGETVAKEGSVNPRR; encoded by the exons CAAAGGAGAGTAAATCATTTCAAGCAATCCAGGAGGAGAAAAGAGAACAAGCTGAGAGGTCGGTCTTAATCAGCTGCCCAGCAAAGATCAACGAAAATAAATTTTTAGATTACCTGTCTAAACATGGGGCAGTCAACAAGCATTTCTTCTACAATAGCTAT GGAGCATATGCAGTGGTTGAATTCTCCAGCAGAGAGAGCATTGCCTCGTTGAAGGAGAGCACTAACATACCAGCTGTCCAACATGAAGCTGCAGTGCCTTTCAAATCCCGTCTGCTTTCATTGAAATGGACTGGGCCAGGCAGTCAGTCGGGCAATCATCCCATGCCAAATTTCAAAGAGCAGTCCCCACCATCCATCAATGAAATCATCCAGCTGCTCTCTGAACAGGACAGT GTAGATCAGCAAATGCAACATCTGACAGAGGCCTTCCAGCTCACAGAAGAGAACATCAGTCTACGGTTTCTGGTCTGTTCTCTGCTCAGAGACATAACTGCTACATATTTCCCAGAAAGCATCATTATGCCTTTTGGGTCCACTGTCAACAGTTTTGGCAAACTGGGCTGTGACCTCGATATGTTTCTGGACATTGACGGCAGCTATGCATCAGGCCAGAGAATG TTTAAACAGGGCTCTGGAATGTCTCTGGAGTACCAGGTGAAGCGAGGGGCATCAGAGCGGGTTGTGACCCAGAGTATCCTCTCAGTCATTGGGGAATGTGTGGACAAGTTTGGCCCTGGATGTGTAGGGGTCCAGAAAATTCTGCAAGCTCGATGTCCTCTTGTCCGCTTTGCTCACCAACCCTCTGGCTTTCAGTGTGACCTCACTGCCAACAAcag GGTGGCAATGAAGAGTTCCGAGCTGCTGTTTCTTTATGGGCAGCTGGATCCTCGTGTTCGGCAACTGGTGTTCAGTGTGCGGTGCTGGGCTCGAGTTCATAGCATCACTAGCAGTATTCCGGGACCATGGATCACCAACTTCTCTTTAACGGTCATGGTATTGTTTTTTCTGCAGCAGAGGAGTCCTCCTATACTGCCCACACTGGACCAACTGAAGGAGCTGGCAG GACCATCAGATAAGTGTGTCATTGAGGAGAATGACTGCACCATTGTCAGTGACCTCAGCAAGATTGCACTGCAGAATAACACAGACACATTAG CAAAACTGTTGCAGGAGTTCTTTGAGTTTTATGGCAATTTTCCCTTCAAGGCATCGATCAATATAAGGAAG GGAAAGGAGCAGAACAAACCGGAAACTGCCGCTTTGCACATCCAGAACCCATTTGAAACTACTCTAAACATTAGCAAGAATGTTAACGCAACGCAGCTTGAACGTTTTGTGGGACTTTGTCGAGAAAGCGCGTGGCTTCTCCAACAGAGGGATGTTCTTGACAGAAGTTCTAGCCAATCAGCTGAATCGGTCTCACCTTGGGGGTTCGCTGCCCTTCTCCTTCCTTCAGTCACTTCAGGAGCAGGGGTGAAAAGTCGCAGGAAGAGAAAACTGGAGCCAGCTAGTTCAAGGATAAAAAACCTGTTAGACTCTCTGAAGATTAAAGGTGGCGAAACTGTTGCAAAGGAAGGAAGTGTCAACCCTAGGAGGTGA